A part of Pirellulales bacterium genomic DNA contains:
- the waaF gene encoding lipopolysaccharide heptosyltransferase II: MTKIVVFLPNWVGDVVMATPMLRALREHLGERGRILGVMRPHVAEVLAGTTWLDDQLLYDPRSPDLRERGWALVRRLRRERADLAVLLPNSWRTALLAWAGGAKDRLGYARGGRGLLLTRTLHPPKADGRRLPVSAVDYFLDLAYAAGCEVASRAVQLATLPADERAADAVWRKFRLPPGRQVVVLNSGGAFGAAKLWPTPYFSSLASRLARDDRRHVLVLCGPHERALAAEIVRGAAHPRVQSLADEHLSIGLSKACVRRAAAMVTTDSGPRHFAAAFGVPVVTLFGPTHIGLSENYHPQAIHLQRKLDCVPCQRRTCPLGHHRCMRDLSIDEVYGAVKQLLPSRATVQAA, translated from the coding sequence ATGACGAAGATCGTGGTTTTTCTGCCGAACTGGGTCGGCGACGTGGTCATGGCCACGCCCATGCTGCGGGCCTTGCGCGAGCACCTGGGCGAGCGTGGTCGCATTCTCGGCGTCATGCGTCCGCACGTCGCCGAGGTGCTGGCCGGCACCACCTGGCTCGACGATCAGCTTCTCTACGATCCGCGTTCGCCCGACCTGCGCGAGCGCGGCTGGGCGTTGGTGCGGCGGCTGCGGCGCGAGCGTGCCGACCTGGCAGTGCTGCTGCCCAACAGTTGGCGGACCGCCCTGCTGGCCTGGGCGGGCGGCGCCAAAGATCGGCTCGGCTACGCGCGCGGCGGCCGCGGGTTGTTGTTGACGAGAACGCTCCACCCGCCGAAAGCCGATGGGCGGCGGCTGCCCGTCTCGGCGGTCGATTATTTTCTCGATCTCGCCTACGCGGCCGGCTGCGAGGTCGCTTCGCGAGCGGTCCAACTCGCCACCTTGCCCGCCGACGAGCGGGCGGCCGACGCCGTCTGGCGAAAATTTCGGCTGCCGCCGGGACGGCAGGTGGTGGTGTTGAATTCCGGCGGCGCGTTCGGGGCCGCCAAGCTCTGGCCGACTCCCTATTTTTCGTCACTGGCGAGCCGCCTGGCGAGGGACGACCGGCGACACGTGCTCGTGCTGTGTGGACCGCACGAGCGGGCGCTGGCCGCGGAGATCGTGCGGGGCGCGGCCCACCCTCGCGTGCAGAGTCTGGCCGACGAACACCTGAGCATCGGCCTGAGCAAGGCCTGTGTCCGCCGGGCCGCGGCGATGGTCACCACCGACAGCGGCCCGCGGCACTTCGCCGCGGCCTTCGGCGTGCCGGTCGTCACCTTGTTCGGTCCGACGCACATCGGCTTAAGCGAGAACTACCATCCCCAGGCGATCCATTTACAGCGAAAGCTCGACTGCGTTCCTTGCCAGCGGCGCACGTGCCCGTTGGGGCATCACCGTTGCATGCGCGACCTGTCGATCGACGAAGTCTACGGCGCCGTGAAGCAACTCCTGCCGTCACGGGCCACAGTCCAAGCCGCGTGA
- the rfaE2 gene encoding D-glycero-beta-D-manno-heptose 1-phosphate adenylyltransferase — translation MSTPDLLTVFDRLVCPRVLVLGDLILDRYTFGNAERVSQEAPVILLRADQREARLGGAANVCNMLRGLDAEVACAGVLGCDRDGEEVRRLIGEVGTDQSLLLDDPSRPTTVKERFIGRAQGRHPHQMLRVDSETRDPISPELERQLRESVIERLGEFDIVLVSDYAKGVCTPTLLCGVIDAARRTGVPLLVDPIRGHDYSRYRGATAMTPNRLEAEMATGIRIETAADAFRAATKLRDDLQLDLGIVTLDRDGMALVDRGGTARMFPTRPRAVYDITGAGDMALAMIGVALAAKLPPPQALQLANVAAGLEVEKVGVAVVPRAEIRQRLIEQGRSAEHAAPVAAPQSLPPTDKFVGLDELERLVDKHRAAGRRIVFTNGCFDLLHVGHVSYLSEARMLGDVLVVAVNSDASVRRLKGASRPVIGQRDRATMLAALAAVDHVVVFDEAAPHALLHRLRPDVLVKGGTYTLDEVVGHEVVTGYGGTVCVVGLVDGVSTTRIVASLQKAGDGVRPAPPATATTLQGPHFSSVANVSMSGMAPRAAE, via the coding sequence ATGAGCACGCCCGACTTACTGACCGTCTTCGATCGCCTGGTGTGCCCGCGCGTGCTCGTGTTGGGCGATTTGATTCTCGACCGCTACACATTCGGCAACGCTGAGCGTGTCAGCCAAGAAGCGCCGGTGATCCTGCTGCGTGCCGACCAGCGCGAGGCGAGGCTGGGCGGCGCGGCCAACGTTTGCAACATGCTCCGCGGCCTCGATGCCGAGGTGGCCTGTGCCGGAGTGCTGGGCTGCGACCGCGATGGCGAAGAAGTGCGACGCTTGATCGGCGAAGTTGGCACCGACCAATCGCTCTTGCTCGACGATCCCTCGCGGCCCACCACCGTCAAAGAGCGATTCATCGGCCGCGCCCAGGGCCGCCATCCGCATCAGATGCTGAGGGTCGATAGCGAAACGCGCGATCCCATTTCGCCGGAGTTGGAACGGCAGCTTCGGGAATCGGTGATCGAGCGGCTCGGCGAGTTCGATATCGTGCTCGTGTCGGACTATGCCAAAGGTGTTTGCACACCCACGTTGCTTTGCGGTGTGATCGACGCCGCTCGCCGTACGGGCGTGCCTCTGCTGGTCGACCCGATTCGCGGGCACGACTATTCGCGGTACCGGGGAGCGACTGCCATGACGCCGAACCGGCTGGAGGCTGAGATGGCCACGGGCATCCGCATCGAAACGGCCGCCGACGCCTTCCGCGCGGCGACGAAGCTGCGCGACGACTTGCAACTCGATCTGGGCATCGTCACGCTCGACCGCGACGGCATGGCCTTGGTCGATCGCGGCGGCACCGCCCGGATGTTCCCCACGCGGCCACGGGCGGTCTACGATATCACGGGCGCCGGCGATATGGCGTTGGCCATGATCGGCGTGGCGCTGGCGGCCAAATTACCGCCGCCGCAGGCGTTGCAGTTGGCCAACGTGGCCGCGGGGCTGGAAGTGGAAAAGGTCGGCGTGGCGGTGGTGCCGCGAGCGGAAATCCGCCAGCGTTTGATCGAACAAGGCCGCTCGGCCGAACATGCCGCGCCCGTGGCCGCCCCCCAGTCGCTGCCGCCGACCGACAAGTTCGTCGGTCTCGACGAATTGGAGCGGCTCGTCGACAAGCACCGCGCGGCGGGCCGCCGGATCGTGTTCACCAACGGCTGCTTCGACCTGCTGCACGTGGGGCACGTCAGCTACTTGTCCGAGGCCCGTATGCTGGGCGACGTGTTGGTGGTGGCCGTCAACAGCGACGCCAGCGTCCGCCGTCTGAAAGGCGCGTCGCGTCCGGTGATCGGCCAGCGCGATCGGGCCACGATGTTGGCGGCGCTCGCCGCGGTCGACCACGTGGTGGTCTTCGACGAAGCGGCGCCGCACGCGCTCTTGCACCGCTTGCGGCCCGACGTGTTGGTGAAAGGCGGCACCTATACGCTCGACGAAGTCGTGGGGCACGAAGTGGTCACCGGTTACGGCGGAACGGTGTGCGTGGTGGGCCTCGTCGACGGCGTTTCGACGACGCGCATTGTGGCGTCGCTGCAAAAAGCGGGCGATGGCGTTCGGCCCGCGCCTCCCGCCACGGCCACAACCCTGCAAGGACCGCACTTTTCCAGCGTGGCGAACGTTTCCATGTCGGGCATGGCGCCCAGGGCGGCTGAATGA